The Syntrophorhabdaceae bacterium nucleotide sequence CAACTCTCAATGCTTCGTTCCAGGCTCACAATCTTCGAAGGGATAAATTTGTTGGCTTTAAAAAAATGTATCAGCCTGGAGTCGTTCTCATCCACGAGGGTATTCATTTTTTTGATGCCGAGCGATCTTAAGTGTTCCACATATTCATGTATCAATTTTTGGCCGATACCCTTGTACTGGTGCGAAGGATCGACGCCGATGGTATCCAGGGTCGCCGCCTCGGAGATGCCGAATTCCCCTATATAGAGCTCCCCCATGATAAACCCCACCACCGTCCCGTCATCGTCCTCGGCCACAAGTGAGGTGGGCACATAATCTTTCGACTG carries:
- a CDS encoding GNAT family N-acetyltransferase, with translation MDSGSVRVRLMRADDFDAIVGIDARVLKVPRLEYYRLKFEKFIQSKDYVPTSLVAEDDDGTVVGFIMGELYIGEFGISEAATLDTIGVDPSHQYKGIGQKLIHEYVEHLRSLGIKKMNTLVDENDSRLIHFFKANKFIPSKIVSLERSIES